The DNA window TCGTCGTCAGCGCCATCATCGGCAGCGGCTACGCCGCAGGAGGCGGACGCATCAGCAAGCGAAAGATGTCCTACACCGTCTTCGGATGGCTCGTCTCGTTGCTCCTCTCGTTCGCGCTCGCCTACGGGGCGGTCCTCGGGGTCGGAATGCTATAGTCCGACGTATCGAGGCTAACGATTCGCGGAGGAGCGTTATCTCAACCTTGAACCGGCAAGAACCCGTCGGAAACGTAGATAGCCGTCGCTGACATACCTCGACGTATGGAGGAGAGTATTGCTGGCTTCAAGGAGACGGGGGACTGGGTGGCCATCGTCGAACACGGCGAGCGAATCACGAAAGCGCTCGACGAGGAGGGAATCGAGGGTCACGACTTCGACGAGTGGAACGAGTGGCGGCCGAAAGCGGGCGAGCGACTCAGGGAGGACGTGAACGAGAAGACGGCGAAGCAGGCGAGTGCGGCGCGTGGCGAGGGGGAGAAGGCGGGGAAGTCGTCCACGGAAGACGCGGAAACGGCGCGCGAAGAACTCGAAGACACGGTGTCCGAACTCGCGGAGGGCGACATCGACGATGCGTTGAAAGAAGGGAAAGGCACCATCGAGTACGCGACTCGGGCGGCCGACACGGCGGGACGGAAGGCGCTTCGAACCGTCGAGGAGACGGTGTACAAACACGTCATGACGCAGGTGTCGCCAGCCTACTTCGACAACGAACTGGTGAGCGCGAACGTCGAACGCGGCCGGGGCGAAAACCGATACACCTTCGAGGTGAACGTCAACGACGACGACCTCAAGGCCCGCGTCAGCGACCGGCTGAAGCGGTACGACGAGGAGATAGACCGCTGGCGCGGCGAAACCGAAAAGGAAACCGAGTCCGTCGAGGCCGCGGAGGGAATCGACCCGGTAGAGTGACGGAGTTTGGTTCGTCGGTCGGGGCTCGGAACTCGACGCTACTTCTATTGATGGCCGGAGCGTGGATGAGCTATCATGTTCGACCGAATCCTCGTTCCCATCGACGGCAGCACGGCGGCGAAAAACGCGATTCCGTACGCACTCGATGTCGCGGAGACGTACGACGCCGCGCTCTACACGCTTTCCGTCGTGGGTGCGAGCGGCGGCGAGGATGGGGAAAAACGCACGTCGATGTACGAGAAGTTCGGCCCGGAGTCGAAGCGGCAGGTAGAGGAGCTGCTCGACCGGGCGCGTGAGAAGGGAATCAGAACGGCGGCGGGGTCCATCGCCGAAGGAAAACCGCACCGCGCGATTTTACGGTACGCGGACGAGCAGGACATCGACCTCATCGTGATGGGAACGCACGGACGAGGCGGCATTCGCTATCCGCTTCGTCGGAGCGTCACGGAGAAGGTCCTCAGGCGGGCGGACGTTCCTGTGTTGACGATTCGCTTGGGGGAAGCGGAGGAGTAGGTGGACGGATTCAGGCTTCGCCTTCGTCCACGCCGACCGCATCCGAGATGTCCACGTTCTCGGGGTCGTCCTGGCCGCCGACTCGGATTTCACCGTCGTCGCCTTGGACGTACACGTCGTCGGCGAAGCCGCCTTCCGCGAACGGGTGTTCCGGGTCGTCCAGTTTTTCGGGCGTGGACGGCGCGTCGGGCATCTCGTCGGGGGCGAACTCGCCCAGCGGGTCGGCGATGGTGATGTCGTGCTCGGCGAAGAACGTCTCGTAGCGCTCGTAGTGTTCTTCGAGTTCGTCGCTCGGGAACTCCATCATCTCCGTCCAGCCGTGGTTGTAGAAGTCGAAGTTCGACTGGATGTGTGTGATTTCGCGGGCTTCCGCCTCCGGCGCACCGGCCTGTAGGGCCGCGAGGTACGAATCCATCGTCGCGTCGAAGAAGGCGTCGAGTCGTTCCTTGCGTTCCTCTCGACGTCCCTCCTCGGCTTTTTTGAGGAAAATACCCGTGTGCATGTCCACCAGTTTCGACTTCACCACGTCGCTGACGACGGGCAGTTCGAGAGCTTTTCTCGACGCGAAGTGGCGCGCGTTCTGACGGATTTTCATACCCGTGTTTGGGACGCGACGGTCTTCAACGTCCCGACTCAGGCGTGTGTTGGCGTTTGACAGCGATATCGAGATAGCAATCCACTTTAACCCCGACGAAGAACGTCCCAAACATGAGCGAATCGTACGTGATCATCGGGGATGGCATCGCGGGCAGTTCCGCGGCCGAAACCATCCGCGAGGAAAAACCCGACGCCGACATCGCCGTCATCACAGATGAGGGCGAAGCACTGTACAATCGTATTCTCATCAAGGAATTCGCCAAAGGCAAACTCCCCGAAGCGCCCATCTCCATTCACGAACCGGAATGGTACGACGAGCGCGACATCGACCTCGAACTGAACACGTTCGTCACCGACATCGACCCGGACGCACACGAGGTCCACACCCACGCGAGCGGGATCTACACCTACGACAAACTCCTCGTCGCCACGGGCGGGACGCCGACCCAGCTTCCGGTTGACAACAGCGACGCCGACGGAATCCACCACTTCTGGACGTTTCAGGACGCCCGACGCATCGCCGAACACGCGGAAGCGTCGGACACCGGGACCGTCATCGGTGCGGGTCTTCTCGGCATCGACCTCGCCGCCATCTGTGCCGCACAGGACGTCGAAGCCAAGTACATCATGCGCGGCAACCGCTGGTGGCGCTACGGCCTGAGCCTCGACGGTGCGGAGATCATTCACGACGCGCTCGAAGAGAAGGGC is part of the Haladaptatus paucihalophilus DX253 genome and encodes:
- a CDS encoding universal stress protein translates to MFDRILVPIDGSTAAKNAIPYALDVAETYDAALYTLSVVGASGGEDGEKRTSMYEKFGPESKRQVEELLDRAREKGIRTAAGSIAEGKPHRAILRYADEQDIDLIVMGTHGRGGIRYPLRRSVTEKVLRRADVPVLTIRLGEAEE
- a CDS encoding DUF6149 family protein; this translates as MKIRQNARHFASRKALELPVVSDVVKSKLVDMHTGIFLKKAEEGRREERKERLDAFFDATMDSYLAALQAGAPEAEAREITHIQSNFDFYNHGWTEMMEFPSDELEEHYERYETFFAEHDITIADPLGEFAPDEMPDAPSTPEKLDDPEHPFAEGGFADDVYVQGDDGEIRVGGQDDPENVDISDAVGVDEGEA
- a CDS encoding DUF5828 family protein encodes the protein MEESIAGFKETGDWVAIVEHGERITKALDEEGIEGHDFDEWNEWRPKAGERLREDVNEKTAKQASAARGEGEKAGKSSTEDAETAREELEDTVSELAEGDIDDALKEGKGTIEYATRAADTAGRKALRTVEETVYKHVMTQVSPAYFDNELVSANVERGRGENRYTFEVNVNDDDLKARVSDRLKRYDEEIDRWRGETEKETESVEAAEGIDPVE